A part of Tigriopus californicus strain San Diego chromosome 10, Tcal_SD_v2.1, whole genome shotgun sequence genomic DNA contains:
- the LOC131888582 gene encoding uncharacterized protein LOC131888582, whose translation MSGLTSSALANLNDRLSFPQIWVESVCESSEDEEELDVDSRGWNSFIYQASNPKDITVLAQQLPIHPNKVIQSLLASCSTDVSYESSRASSKDNSRHNSFQLSSRSSREGSLEELLNQNPQHVFDSEFEIERLTNQGYYSSAEQASSSLEDPLSQAKNKGQLKDGEGKEGPKQRGEENPVDLGLLVKTLDSKGSPSLETLEYDSHAFIDKQQRHNQGHSTHHGQTKMEDQSKIFEQDGDFLTPVGRSVKDWLNQLHLCGFPYDIISKYRRDDIDEMEDDIWFQDGLFRVFDPYYDISSDDIESVDGKTDQQGMPKGNCMVKLTNGDELLATFRNGFRQGRGSVEGTNLLKHGLIWLRGSYKDSVLMGAGVAVLEEHTLGNLPYRLTLEGNFNDGYLEGPVFGRRPDQNLVFVGQFLKGLPYGVCWLGQDGESWLVGKVDQMGHFTGDNLAYIYPNLKTALLGQFKNGVMLRAQAAQLVALHLNEAHIMEPEMRATKVTPAIRPINQTPNPMQIDSDRAGKNEDSFYSFCPSNSNEVCCNWLLSDPYESETVECLNSAVDGAGDGLFARTNLPQGTLVAFYNGLVIGLEESYANSNMNYQIYVDWANTDSSSFVDIPLACIDKNMYCASYAHKANHSFKPNCTYAAVRHPRFGRIPALCTLRAIQKGEELFSHYKYDMALAPCWYQEAWETTSSSPSSSQGNPTELTNNLDTHPSQ comes from the coding sequence ATGTCTGGTTTAACATCCAGTGCCTTAGCCAATCTCAATGATAGGCTCTCATTCCCCCAAATTTGGGTGGAGAGCGTGTGTGAGTCAAgcgaggacgaagaggagcTTGATGTCGACAGCAGAGGATGGAACTCCTTTATTTATCAAGCATCAAACCCCAAAGATATCACTGTTTTGGCGCAACAGCTTCCAATACACCCAAATAAAGTCATTCAGAGTCTTTTGGCATCATGCTCCACTGATGTTTCATACGAGTCAAGTCGAGCTTCATCCAAAGACAACAGCAGGCATAACTCTTTTCAACTAAGTTCCAGGAGCTCTAGAGAAGGCTCCTTGGAAGAGCTACTCAATCAAAATCCTCAGCATGTTTTCGACtctgagtttgaaattgaaaggttgaCTAATCAAGGCTACTACAGTTCTGCGGAACAGGCCTCTTCGAGCCTAGAAGACCCTTTATCGCAAGCAAAAAATAAGGGGCAGCTAAAAGATGGAGAAGGTAAGGAGGGTCCCAAGCagagaggagaagagaatCCAGTTGACCTTGGACTATTGGTCAAGACCCTAGACAGCAAAGGCTCTCCTTCCCTTGAGACGCTGGAGTACGACAGTCATGCCTTCATTGACAAGCAACAGCGTCATAATCAAGGGCATTCAACACATCATGGACAAACGAAAATGGAAGACCAATCCAaaatttttgaacaagacGGAGACTTTCTCACTCCTGTCGGTCGAAGTGTTAAAGATTGGCTGAATCAGTTGCATCTTTGCGGCTTCCCTTACGACATCATCAGTAAATACAGAAGAGACGATATTGATGAGATGGAAGACGATATCTGGTTTCAAGATGGACTTTTTAGAGTATTTGATCCTTACTATGACATCTCGAGCGATGATATTGAATCCGTCGATGGCAAAACGGATCAGCAAGGAATGCCGAAGGGAAATTGCATGGTCAAACTCACTAATGGAGACGAGCTGCTTGCCACCTTCCGAAATGGATTTCGACAAGGACGTGGATCAGTTGAGGGAACGAACCTACTAAAACATGGTCTCATCTGGTTGAGAGGCTCTTACAAAGATAGCGTTTTAATGGGCGCTGGAGTAGCCGTTTTGGAAGAGCACACCTTGGGAAATTTGCCGTACAGACTCACTCTGGAAGGCAATTTCAATGATGGATATCTGGAGGGTCCTGTGTTTGGCCGGCGACCTGATCAAAATTTGGTCTTTGTCGGGCAGTTCTTAAAAGGACTGCCATATGGCGTGTGCTGGCTGGGCCAAGATGGAGAAAGCTGGCTCGTGGGCAAAGTTGACCAAATGGGACATTTCACTGGGGACAATCTGGCTTATATTTATCCTAATCTGAAGACCGCACTCTTGGGCCAATTTAAGAATGGAGTCATGCTTCGAGCACAAGCGGCCCAACTCGTAGCACTTCATTTGAATGAGGCACATATCATGGAGCCAGAAATGCGAGCCACGAAGGTCACCCCAGCAATCAGACCCATAAATCAAACGCCAAACCCAATGCAAATTGACTCAGACAGAGCTGGCAAAAATGAAGACTCGTTTTATTCGTTTTGCCCATCAAACTCCAATGAAGTTTGTTGCAACTGGCTTTTGTCCGATCCTTATGAGTCTGAGACCGTGGAATGTTTAAATTCGGCGGTAGATGGGGCAGGGGATGGTCTTTTTGCGCGTACAAATCTACCGCAAGGCACCCTAGTAGCCTTTTATAATGGTTTAGTGATCGGGCTCGAGGAGTCGTATGCTAATTCAAATATGAATTACCAAATCTATGTGGATTGGGCCAACACCGATTCATCATCTTTCGTGGACATCCCACTCGCTTGTATTGACAAGAACATGTACTGTGCTAGCTATGCTCACAAGGCAAATCACAGTTTCAAGCCTAACTGCACATATGCAGCGGTTCGACATCCCCGATTTGGCCGAATTCCAGCCTTGTGTACATTACGCGCAATTCAAAAAGGCGAGGAGCTCTTTTCACACTATAAGTACGATATGGCATTGGCTCCCTGTTGGTATCAGGAGGCTTGGGAGACCACCTCGTCTTCCCCTAGCTCATCACAGGGGAACCCAACAGAGCTAACTAACAATCTCGACACTCATCCGTCCCAATAA